One region of Oryzias latipes chromosome 6, ASM223467v1 genomic DNA includes:
- the kras gene encoding GTPase KRas isoform X1 gives MTEYKLVVVGAGGVGKSALTIQLIQNHFVDEYDPTIEDSYRKQVVIDGETCLLDILDTAGQEEYSAMRDQYMRTGEGFLCVFAINNTKSFEDIHHYREQIKRVKDSEDVPMVLVGNKCDLPTRTVDTKQAQDLARSFGIPFIETSAKTRQRVEDAFYTLVREIRQYRLSKLSKEEKTPRCVNLKKCVVM, from the exons ATGACGGAATATAAGCTGGTTGTGGTTGGAGCTGGTGGTGTTGGCAAGAGCGCGCTTACCATTCAGCTCATCCAAAACCATTTTGTGGATGAATATGACCCCACCATTGAG GACTCCTACAGAAAACAGGTAGTAATTGATGGAGAGACGTGTCTGCTGGACATCCTGGACACTGCAGGTCAGGAGGAGTACAGCGCCATGAGGGATCAGTACATGAGGACAGGGGAAGGcttcctctgtgtttttgctatcaacaacaccaagtcttttgaAGACATTCACCACTATAG AGAACAGATTAAGCGGGTGAAGGACTCTGAGGACGTCCCCATGGTGTTGGTGGGAAACAAGTGTGACCTCCCGACCCGGACGGTGGACACCAAGCAGGCTCAGGACTTGGCACGCAGCTTTGGCATTCCCTTTATTGAAACCTCTGCCAAAACCAGACAG AGAGTGGAAGATGCCTTTTACACTCTGGTACGGGAGATCAGGCAGTACCGGCTCAGTAAGCTCAGCAAGGAAGAAAAGACTCCACGCTGTGTCAACCTTAAAAAGTGTGTTGTGATGTGA
- the kras gene encoding GTPase KRas isoform X2, producing the protein MTEYKLVVVGAGGVGKSALTIQLIQNHFVDEYDPTIEDSYRKQVVIDGETCLLDILDTAGQEEYSAMRDQYMRTGEGFLCVFAINNTKSFEDIHHYREQIKRVKDSEDVPMVLVGNKCDLPTRTVDTKQAQDLARSFGIPFIETSAKTRQGVDDAFYTLVREIRKHKEKMSKEGKKKKKKSKTKCILM; encoded by the exons ATGACGGAATATAAGCTGGTTGTGGTTGGAGCTGGTGGTGTTGGCAAGAGCGCGCTTACCATTCAGCTCATCCAAAACCATTTTGTGGATGAATATGACCCCACCATTGAG GACTCCTACAGAAAACAGGTAGTAATTGATGGAGAGACGTGTCTGCTGGACATCCTGGACACTGCAGGTCAGGAGGAGTACAGCGCCATGAGGGATCAGTACATGAGGACAGGGGAAGGcttcctctgtgtttttgctatcaacaacaccaagtcttttgaAGACATTCACCACTATAG AGAACAGATTAAGCGGGTGAAGGACTCTGAGGACGTCCCCATGGTGTTGGTGGGAAACAAGTGTGACCTCCCGACCCGGACGGTGGACACCAAGCAGGCTCAGGACTTGGCACGCAGCTTTGGCATTCCCTTTATTGAAACCTCTGCCAAAACCAGACAG GGCGTGGATGATGCCTTTTATACATTAGTCAGAGAAATCCGGAAGCATAAGGAGAAGATGAGCAAGGagggcaaaaagaagaaaaagaagtccaAGACAAAGTGTATACTCATGTGA